One window of Chloroflexota bacterium genomic DNA carries:
- a CDS encoding bifunctional nuclease family protein: MVRVQVDSIRFSLLTQQRIVVLRELNSRRYVTIWIGPFEADAIALAVQGHEPPRPMTHDLLLATVKALGGTIREVVVSDFRDSTFFARLVVDNNGQAIELDSRSSDAIALAVRAEAPIFVADHVMDELGHMMDDQDESEDIPTTSVSQAEPEAAPTTDEEELSIFRKFIDSIDPESDQ, translated from the coding sequence ATGGTTCGCGTCCAGGTTGATAGCATACGCTTTAGTCTACTCACACAACAACGGATTGTTGTCCTGCGGGAACTTAACAGCCGTCGCTATGTGACAATCTGGATCGGCCCGTTTGAAGCCGATGCAATTGCACTAGCCGTCCAAGGCCACGAGCCACCACGCCCAATGACCCACGATCTGCTTTTGGCAACCGTCAAAGCACTGGGCGGCACGATTCGCGAAGTTGTGGTTAGCGATTTCCGCGATAGCACCTTCTTTGCACGCTTAGTTGTCGATAATAACGGCCAAGCCATCGAGCTTGATTCACGTTCGAGCGATGCAATTGCCCTGGCAGTTCGCGCTGAAGCCCCCATTTTCGTGGCCGACCATGTGATGGATGAATTGGGCCATATGATGGACGACCAAGACGAAAGCGAAGATATTCCGACAACATCGGTTTCGCAGGCTGAACCTGAGGCTGCCCCCACCACCGATGAAGAAGAGCTTTCGATCTTCCGTAAATTCATCGACTCAATCGATCCTGAATCGGATCAATAG